In Myxococcales bacterium, the DNA window CGGCGCGCTGGCGGGAGGAACGGCTCGAGCAGATTTGCGAGGGGGCGGGCGCTCGATGGGCGAGGCGCCGTGTTCAGCGCAGGCGGCGAAGGCGAGGCAGAAGAGGAGCGAAAGTCGGCGCATGAGCGGAAGTCGGGCTTCGTCGGGAGAGTGTGACTGGGACAGCCGAGAGCCCGCATTTCATGGCTCTTTTCGTCTTGGGAGTAGGAAGGGACGAAGCGCGCGGGGCCTCGCTCTTGCCTGGTCGGGCGTGGCTTGCCCGACCCGAAGCCAGGGCGCTCGAGCTACCGGAGAATTTTCTCAGGGGAAAATCTCGCGCTCTTCGTACACTTGTTTCAGACGCTCGAGCGCGACACAGTAACAGGCGGTGCGGTAGTCGGTCTGGTACTGCCGAGCGGCGTGGACCATGCGGCTGTAGGCCTGCTCCATCGCCTCCCTCAAGCGACGGTCGACCTCGGGCAGGTCCCACGACTCGCTGCGGCGATTCTGCACCCACTCGTAATAACTGACGGTCACGCCGCCGGCGTTGGCCAGCACGTCGGGCAAGATGCAGATGCCCTTCTTCAAGAGCACAGCCTCTCCCTCCGGATTGCAGGGCCCGTTGGCTCCTTCGGCGACTAGCTTGACGTTCAACGCCTCGGCCTCGGCAGGGCCGATCTGGTTCTCGAGCGCCGCCGGCACGAAGATGTCTGCCTGAACGCCGAAGAACTCCTCGCGGGTGATTGGCTTACCGTTGGGGTAGCCCGCGATGCTGCCCTTGTCCTCGACGTATTTCTGCAGTCGGTGCGCGTTGAATCCTTCCGGGTTGTAGAGGTACCCGGTGTGGTCCCCGACCGCCGACAGCGACACACCCATGTGGCTCAGGAGCACGGCTGTGTGAGAGCCGACGTTGCCGAAGCCCTGAACAATCAGCTTCTTCCCCTCGAGATCGAACTGGTTTCGGCGCGCCCAGTCGACGATCGCAAAGACGACACCCTGGCCCGTCGCTTTTTCGCGCCCCACGGTGCCGCCGCTGGCGATTGGTTTGCCGGTCACCACGCCGAGCACGGCTTGTTTTTGCACCATGCCCACCGTGTTCATGTACGTGTCCATCGCCCACGCCATGCTCTGAGCGTTGGTGCCCATGTCCGGCGCCGGAATGTCGTAGTCAGGGCCAATGTTGCCGCCGAGCGCGTGAAAGAATCGCCGGGTGATGCGCTGCAGCTCGCTCCGGCTGACGGTTCGCGGGTTGAACTTGATGCCGCCCTTACCGCCGCCGAACGGCAGACCCATGAGCGAACATTTCCACGTCATGATGGCTGCGAGTGCCTTGAAGTCGTCGAGGCTCGCGCTCTCGTGGAAGCGCATGCCCCCCTTGTACGGCCCCAGGATGTTCGAGTGCTGGATGCGGTAGCCCTTGAAGAGGCGGACCTGCCCGTTGTCCATCTTCACCGGGAAGTGGCAGATGATCTCGTTCTTGGGCTGACTCACGATCTGATGGATGTAGTCCGGCAGATTGATGAGCTTCGCGGCCTTCTCCAGGTACGCCTGGACGACCTGAAAGAACTCGTACCGCTGGCCCGGCGGCAGGTTGGTCGGAGACGAGCGGTAGTCGTCTTCCAAGACGCGAGCTGAAACGGCGCTTTCAGAGATGACCGGAGGCGAGGGGGTGGCGCTCATGGTGTGAAGGCTCCTGTTTGCGATCCGCCCGAGTCGTGAGTTGGAGACAACGGCAGCGCGCGGATGCGGGGCAATTTGCTCACGCTCCGTTTCCGCGGTCAGCCCCTTTTTTGACAACGCGGCGCGTCAGCCTCGATGCCCGTGCACTGGCGTCGAACGAGTACGCAAGCAATGCGCGCTCGCACTGTCGAAGCATCGCGGGTCACGCCGAGTCAGCCGCGGAAGACGCTGTACAGGTACACGATCGGGCTGACGATGAGCAGCGCGTCCACGCGGTCGAGCAGGCCGCCGTGCCCAGGCACGATCCACCCGCTGTCCTTGATGCCAGTGGAGCGCTTCAAGAGTGATTCGACGAGGTCGCCCATCTGACCCAGACCCCCGGCGACGATCGCGAGCGGGATCGAGTGCTGGAGCGGGATCGATGGCAGGTACCAGAGGCTCGCGATCACCGCGCCGAGCGCTGCCCCGCCGAGCGCTCCATAAAATCCTTCGCGCGTCTTCTTTGGGCTCACGCGTTCATACAGCTTGGTCTTGCCCAAGAAACGGCCAGCGAAGTAGCCACCTGTGTCCGCGAGCCAGGCAAACGTCAACGTCAGGATGACCCAGCGCGGTCCTTCGGCGCCGAGATCGCGGCGCAGGAGTCCGATCGTCGCGAACAGGCCGCCGATGTAGAGCGGCGCCGCCACGTTGGCCATGATGCGCAGGCCCGCGCTCTCGATCTCACCCAGGCGCCACAGCGGCAAGAGCACACCCACGACGGGCACGATGAGGAACACGGCCAAGAGGATGCGCGAGTCCGTGGTGGCGAAGTAGACCGCAGCGCTCACCGCCAGCGTCAGGACCACTCCGATACCCTGAGCGATGCGGTCGCCGGGGTGGGTCATGGCAAACAGCTCGCTCGCACCGACCGCGCTGGCAAACGCCACCAACGCGTAAAAACCCCAGGTCGGCCCCACGAAGAGCAGCGCCAGCAAGCACGGCACGAACACGACCGCCGTCAAGAAGCGTACGGCCAGGTTGCTCTTCGCCAAGGCGGCCGACGGTTATCAGGGAGGGACGGCCGCGCCAAGTGGAAGCGACCTCCGGAGCAGGTGCGCGTATGATTTGCGCCGGCTCTCGATGCCCGAACACTACCAACGCCCGCAACCTTACGAGGAGCTCGATCACACGGGCGACGCGGGCGTCGTCGTGTATGGCAGCTCCAAGGAGGAGACGTTGGCGCGGCTGAT includes these proteins:
- a CDS encoding Glu/Leu/Phe/Val dehydrogenase translates to MSATPSPPVISESAVSARVLEDDYRSSPTNLPPGQRYEFFQVVQAYLEKAAKLINLPDYIHQIVSQPKNEIICHFPVKMDNGQVRLFKGYRIQHSNILGPYKGGMRFHESASLDDFKALAAIMTWKCSLMGLPFGGGKGGIKFNPRTVSRSELQRITRRFFHALGGNIGPDYDIPAPDMGTNAQSMAWAMDTYMNTVGMVQKQAVLGVVTGKPIASGGTVGREKATGQGVVFAIVDWARRNQFDLEGKKLIVQGFGNVGSHTAVLLSHMGVSLSAVGDHTGYLYNPEGFNAHRLQKYVEDKGSIAGYPNGKPITREEFFGVQADIFVPAALENQIGPAEAEALNVKLVAEGANGPCNPEGEAVLLKKGICILPDVLANAGGVTVSYYEWVQNRRSESWDLPEVDRRLREAMEQAYSRMVHAARQYQTDYRTACYCVALERLKQVYEEREIFP
- a CDS encoding phosphatidate cytidylyltransferase, which codes for MAVRFLTAVVFVPCLLALLFVGPTWGFYALVAFASAVGASELFAMTHPGDRIAQGIGVVLTLAVSAAVYFATTDSRILLAVFLIVPVVGVLLPLWRLGEIESAGLRIMANVAAPLYIGGLFATIGLLRRDLGAEGPRWVILTLTFAWLADTGGYFAGRFLGKTKLYERVSPKKTREGFYGALGGAALGAVIASLWYLPSIPLQHSIPLAIVAGGLGQMGDLVESLLKRSTGIKDSGWIVPGHGGLLDRVDALLIVSPIVYLYSVFRG